A stretch of the Thermus thermophilus genome encodes the following:
- the cmr4 gene encoding type III-B CRISPR module RAMP protein Cmr4 — protein MSHAALLFLHALSPLHAGTGQGIGAIDLPIAREKATGIPYLPGSSLKGVLRDRASAWDKDTLFAVFGPDTESASEHAGAVQVGDAKLLLLPVRSLYGVFALVTSPYLLERFRREAGMAGLQVPGVPQVPDAEHALLAPGSRVLGDGGKAYLEDLDLKAREETGARAWEDWLAERTEAPVQGRLAVVHDDLMGFLLETATEVVARIRLDDETKTVAKGALWYEESLPAESLLYALVRADRSFRKGKELPPESVWGLFRGVLEEGGGVLQLGGKATVGRGLCRIVVGR, from the coding sequence ATGAGCCACGCCGCGCTTCTTTTCCTGCACGCCCTCTCCCCCCTGCACGCGGGGACGGGGCAGGGCATCGGGGCCATAGACCTGCCCATCGCCCGGGAGAAGGCCACGGGCATCCCCTACCTCCCGGGAAGCTCCCTCAAGGGGGTGCTCCGGGACCGGGCTTCCGCCTGGGACAAGGACACCCTCTTCGCCGTCTTCGGGCCCGACACGGAAAGCGCCTCGGAGCACGCCGGGGCGGTGCAGGTGGGGGACGCCAAGCTCCTCCTCCTCCCCGTGCGGAGCCTCTACGGCGTCTTCGCCCTGGTGACGAGCCCCTACCTCCTGGAGCGCTTCCGCAGGGAGGCGGGGATGGCGGGCCTTCAGGTCCCTGGGGTTCCCCAGGTCCCAGACGCCGAGCACGCCCTTCTCGCCCCGGGCTCCCGGGTCCTGGGGGATGGGGGCAAGGCCTACCTCGAGGACCTGGACCTTAAAGCCCGGGAGGAGACGGGGGCCAGGGCCTGGGAAGACTGGCTTGCCGAGCGCACGGAGGCCCCGGTCCAGGGGAGGCTCGCCGTGGTGCACGACGACCTCATGGGCTTCCTCCTGGAGACGGCCACGGAGGTGGTGGCCCGCATCCGCCTGGACGACGAGACCAAGACCGTGGCCAAGGGGGCCCTCTGGTACGAGGAAAGCCTCCCCGCGGAAAGCCTCCTCTACGCCCTGGTGCGGGCCGACCGCTCCTTCCGCAAGGGGAAGGAGCTTCCCCCGGAGAGCGTCTGGGGTCTCTTCCGGGGCGTCTTGGAGGAGGGCGGGGGGGTGCTCCAGCTTGGGGGCAAGGCCACCGTGGGCCGGGGGCTCTGCCGCATCGTGGTGGGGAGGTAG
- the cmr5 gene encoding type III-B CRISPR module-associated protein Cmr5: MRTRSQVWAQKAYEKVREAARGEGRGEYRDMALKLPVLVRQAGLSQALAFVDSRGKDAHRALGNHLAQVLGYRDLRELAEAARQAELLQYLRLTREVLAVAEWFKRFAQALIEE; the protein is encoded by the coding sequence GTGCGCACCCGCTCGCAGGTGTGGGCCCAGAAGGCCTACGAGAAGGTCCGGGAGGCGGCCAGGGGCGAGGGCCGGGGCGAGTACCGGGACATGGCCCTAAAGCTTCCCGTCCTGGTGCGCCAGGCGGGGCTTTCCCAGGCCCTGGCCTTCGTGGACTCCCGGGGGAAGGACGCCCACAGGGCCCTGGGGAACCACCTGGCCCAGGTGCTGGGCTACCGGGACCTTCGGGAGTTGGCGGAGGCGGCTCGCCAGGCCGAGCTCCTCCAGTACCTTCGCCTCACCCGGGAGGTCCTGGCCGTGGCGGAGTGGTTCAAGCGCTTCGCCCAGGCCCTCATAGAGGAGTAG
- the cmr6 gene encoding type III-B CRISPR module RAMP protein Cmr6, whose amino-acid sequence MGRRSALEGVRLPQGKEPHRGLWLDKFLRSARREDTEAKRVLVREAAGVPEPGEYRAFFGRYRKALEALGAELRQARTLSRLAVGLGGEGVLETALTLQRAYGVPYIPGSALKGLASRYAHLYLEGEAWRRDLARFQRGEAQAGLFGTTEEQGLVVFWDALPLPGKWKLHPDILNPHHPDYYGSGEAPPADWDSPVPVPFLSVTGTFLLALSPAPGVSPEEAGPWLRAAWRILAWALREEGVGAKTSSGYGRMALEEPVSQGEKPPAPGPSPVLQDLLTRARALSYKEVPRFLAAQAEAILGLSAEEAEALRRALEERGFLRNLADLKRWRKEHPGLEGVLAKLGLLA is encoded by the coding sequence ATGGGCCGCCGATCCGCGCTTGAGGGCGTCCGCCTCCCCCAGGGGAAAGAGCCTCACCGGGGCCTTTGGCTGGACAAGTTCTTGAGGTCGGCGAGGCGGGAGGACACCGAGGCCAAGCGGGTTCTGGTCCGGGAGGCGGCGGGGGTCCCCGAACCCGGGGAGTACCGGGCGTTTTTCGGACGGTACCGCAAGGCCCTGGAGGCCCTGGGGGCCGAGCTCCGCCAGGCCAGGACCCTCTCCCGCCTGGCGGTGGGCTTGGGTGGGGAAGGGGTGCTGGAGACGGCCCTCACCCTTCAACGCGCCTACGGGGTGCCCTACATCCCGGGCTCGGCCCTCAAGGGCCTGGCGAGCCGCTACGCCCACCTCTACCTGGAGGGCGAGGCTTGGCGGCGCGACCTGGCCCGCTTCCAGCGGGGCGAGGCCCAGGCGGGGCTTTTCGGCACCACGGAGGAGCAGGGCCTGGTGGTCTTCTGGGACGCCCTCCCCCTTCCCGGGAAGTGGAAGCTCCACCCCGACATTCTGAACCCCCACCACCCCGACTACTACGGGAGCGGGGAGGCTCCCCCCGCGGACTGGGACAGCCCCGTCCCGGTCCCCTTCCTCTCCGTCACGGGCACCTTCCTCCTCGCCCTCTCCCCGGCCCCCGGGGTTTCTCCCGAGGAAGCCGGGCCCTGGCTTCGGGCCGCCTGGCGCATCCTCGCCTGGGCCTTGAGGGAGGAGGGGGTGGGGGCCAAGACCTCCTCGGGGTACGGGCGCATGGCCCTGGAGGAGCCCGTGTCCCAAGGGGAAAAGCCCCCGGCGCCAGGGCCGAGCCCGGTCCTCCAGGACCTCCTCACCCGGGCCCGCGCCCTCTCCTACAAGGAGGTGCCCCGCTTCCTGGCCGCCCAGGCGGAGGCCATCCTAGGCCTCTCGGCGGAGGAGGCCGAGGCCCTTCGCCGGGCCCTGGAGGAGCGGGGCTTCCTCCGCAACCTGGCCGACCTTAAGCGCTGGCGCAAGGAGCACCCCGGTCTGGAAGGGGTCCTGGCCAAGCTGGGCCTTTTGGCCTAG
- the csx2 gene encoding TIGR02221 family CRISPR-associated protein, with protein sequence MDSRRLILSFLGTGNYQPAKYPLDGEEYETPYTQEAILRRYQEEGYALKVLMTKEAEAKHGASLRERVEYEPVPIPSGHTEEELWEIFNTIVDNVPEGAELIMDVSHGFRSQPILALAVLHFLQATKGVKVRRILYGFYDPGTREAAFFDLTPFLTLTEWTQATRDLLEHGEGLHLRELLREIHRQSYQVDGPKAKKLSSVGEALDRVEDALDLLRVKETLESAKELLKHLGAAAQDVAQLPRSRPLGTLLDRIRERYHPLAAEDPFSPEGLKAQGEMMRLLLQTRRYAQAIALARELLVTLACLQKGWDPLEEREVAERWLSTKTKNKKSAAKDPQALPLISLWEETADLRNDVAHAAMRENPARTGRLKEAIEKVCARTQALLEAHLSRGAEG encoded by the coding sequence ATGGACTCCCGGAGGCTCATTCTTTCCTTTCTGGGAACGGGCAACTACCAGCCCGCCAAGTACCCGCTGGACGGCGAGGAGTACGAGACGCCCTACACGCAGGAAGCCATCCTGCGCCGCTACCAGGAGGAAGGGTACGCTTTAAAGGTCCTGATGACCAAGGAGGCGGAGGCAAAGCACGGAGCGTCCCTGAGAGAGCGGGTGGAGTACGAGCCCGTGCCCATCCCCTCGGGGCACACCGAAGAAGAGCTCTGGGAGATCTTCAACACCATCGTGGACAACGTACCCGAGGGAGCGGAGCTCATCATGGACGTCTCCCACGGCTTTCGCTCCCAACCCATCCTCGCCCTCGCGGTCCTGCACTTCTTGCAGGCCACCAAGGGGGTGAAGGTGCGCCGCATCCTGTACGGCTTTTACGACCCAGGAACCCGGGAGGCGGCCTTCTTTGACCTCACCCCCTTCCTGACCCTAACGGAGTGGACCCAGGCGACCCGCGACCTCCTGGAGCACGGGGAGGGGTTGCACCTGCGGGAGCTGCTGAGGGAGATTCACCGGCAAAGCTACCAGGTGGATGGCCCCAAGGCGAAAAAACTCTCCAGCGTAGGGGAAGCCCTGGACAGGGTGGAGGACGCCCTGGACCTCCTCCGGGTGAAGGAAACCCTGGAGTCGGCCAAGGAGCTCCTGAAGCACCTGGGAGCCGCCGCCCAGGACGTGGCCCAGCTGCCCCGCTCCAGGCCTCTGGGGACCCTTTTGGATAGGATCCGGGAACGGTACCACCCTCTGGCCGCGGAGGACCCCTTCAGCCCCGAAGGCCTTAAGGCTCAGGGGGAGATGATGCGCCTCCTCCTCCAGACCCGGAGGTACGCCCAGGCCATCGCCCTCGCCCGGGAGCTCCTGGTAACCCTCGCCTGCCTCCAGAAGGGCTGGGACCCCCTGGAAGAGCGCGAGGTGGCGGAAAGGTGGCTCAGCACCAAAACCAAGAACAAGAAGTCCGCCGCGAAAGACCCCCAGGCCCTTCCCTTGATCTCCCTCTGGGAGGAGACCGCCGACCTGCGCAACGACGTGGCCCACGCGGCCATGCGGGAAAACCCCGCCCGCACCGGGCGCCTCAAGGAGGCGATAGAGAAGGTTTGCGCCCGGACGCAGGCCCTTCTGGAAGCCCACCTCTCCCGGGGAGCGGAAGGCTAG
- the cas2 gene encoding CRISPR-associated endonuclease Cas2 → MGKRLYAVVYDISDDTRRVKLANLLKSYGERVQLSVFECYLDERLLEDLRRRAGRLLDLGQDALRIYPVAGRVEVLGVGPLPEPREVQVL, encoded by the coding sequence ATGGGAAAGCGTCTTTATGCCGTGGTGTACGACATCTCGGACGACACCCGCCGGGTGAAGCTGGCCAACCTCTTGAAAAGCTACGGGGAGCGGGTCCAGCTCTCCGTGTTTGAGTGCTACTTGGACGAGCGGCTTCTGGAGGACCTGCGGCGGAGGGCCGGGCGGCTTCTGGACCTGGGCCAGGACGCCCTGCGCATCTACCCCGTGGCGGGCCGGGTGGAGGTTCTGGGCGTGGGGCCCTTGCCGGAGCCCCGGGAGGTCCAGGTGCTGTGA
- the cas10 gene encoding type III-A CRISPR-associated protein Cas10/Csm1 gives MPGDGLSVALAGLLHDVGKLYSRAFWGERDERVPDRTHTAYTAHFVQRHEALFRGAGLDPDWLAQTASRHHEGWRDRPQYRPETPEEWCVALADTHASKEREEGEGGGSPPEVPLLPPFRRLLLGGEEGREGGYSPVRAGGRVGLEAGGLYPEERPNVSKDVYKRLLERLEGRLSEMARLRLTKEALLLNLALAFQETLSLVPSDTQSEPDVSLYDHLRLTAAIAHALWLFHGESPRAQDLRQDGEKFLLAVGDMGGIQGHIYRIAGAEAGVGGIAKRLRARSLEVSLAAEAMALGLLRRLGLTPLNRILGAGGKFYLLLPNTEEARAALEEAREAWGRWALGRGGSLVPHLAWVAFRGEDFRDFAALLGRLHKALAREKLRPFAFLAATGEVLGAPLRPCAACGLEPARRDEPGSLCPDCEREAALGARLPQSDRVGFFLEEAPRPHLGFPGLKVGLGGPLEGAFHLFRARLDFAPWPHPSEAKPLLGHLPRVEHALKAKGWSLEAYRAWAEEEGLLEDEEVHPGKVLTFAELAALSEGAPYLGALLLDADRMGEAFATGFRREGRDLATPSRLAALSRTLEVFFTTEVLTLLEEPRRYRERLGWDGLEAQGKEARYPLLYSVYSGGDDLFLLGPWDALLDFALDLERLYRLFTRHPRLTLSGGFLLAHPSLPVPELARLLAEAEGRAKAEGRGRLFLFGRAVPWEVLGDLRAWAEGLRRDLREERVSRAQVYRWLLLWRRFFPLEDPGERMRYKPLLAYALRRVRERDQKAWERYLGLLDHQGPAWVYLPVWVQWALYRERRT, from the coding sequence ATGCCTGGGGACGGCCTGAGCGTGGCCCTGGCGGGCCTCCTTCACGACGTGGGCAAGCTCTACTCCCGGGCCTTTTGGGGGGAGCGGGACGAGCGGGTTCCCGACCGCACCCACACCGCCTACACCGCCCACTTCGTCCAGAGGCACGAGGCCCTCTTTAGAGGGGCGGGCCTGGACCCGGACTGGCTCGCCCAGACGGCGAGCCGCCACCACGAGGGCTGGCGCGACCGCCCCCAGTACCGGCCCGAGACCCCCGAGGAGTGGTGCGTGGCCCTGGCGGACACCCACGCCTCCAAGGAGCGGGAGGAGGGGGAGGGCGGGGGAAGCCCCCCGGAGGTGCCCCTCCTTCCCCCCTTCCGCAGGCTCCTCCTGGGGGGCGAGGAGGGGAGGGAAGGGGGGTACAGCCCCGTGCGGGCCGGGGGGCGGGTGGGCCTCGAGGCCGGGGGGCTTTACCCGGAGGAGCGGCCCAACGTTTCCAAGGACGTCTACAAGCGGCTCCTTGAGCGGCTGGAGGGGCGGCTTTCCGAGATGGCCCGCCTCCGCCTCACCAAGGAGGCCCTCCTCCTGAACCTGGCCCTGGCCTTCCAGGAAACCCTCTCCCTGGTGCCCTCGGACACCCAGTCGGAGCCGGACGTCTCCCTCTACGACCACCTGCGCCTCACCGCGGCCATCGCCCACGCCCTGTGGCTTTTCCACGGGGAAAGCCCCCGGGCGCAGGACCTGCGCCAGGACGGGGAGAAGTTCCTCCTGGCGGTGGGGGACATGGGGGGCATCCAGGGGCACATCTACCGCATCGCCGGGGCGGAGGCGGGGGTGGGGGGCATCGCCAAGCGGCTTCGGGCGAGGAGCCTCGAGGTGAGCCTGGCGGCGGAGGCCATGGCCCTGGGGCTTCTCCGGCGCCTGGGCCTCACCCCCCTGAACCGCATCCTGGGGGCGGGGGGCAAGTTCTACCTCCTCCTGCCCAACACCGAGGAAGCGAGGGCGGCCCTGGAGGAAGCCCGGGAGGCCTGGGGGAGGTGGGCCCTGGGGCGGGGGGGAAGCCTCGTGCCCCACCTGGCCTGGGTGGCCTTCCGGGGGGAGGACTTCCGGGACTTCGCCGCCCTCCTAGGGCGCCTCCACAAGGCCCTCGCCCGGGAGAAGCTCAGGCCCTTCGCCTTCCTCGCCGCCACGGGGGAAGTCCTGGGGGCGCCCCTCCGTCCCTGCGCGGCCTGCGGCCTGGAGCCTGCCCGAAGGGACGAGCCCGGAAGCCTCTGCCCGGACTGCGAGCGGGAGGCGGCCCTCGGGGCCCGGCTTCCCCAAAGCGACCGGGTGGGCTTCTTCCTGGAGGAGGCCCCGAGGCCCCACCTGGGCTTCCCCGGCCTGAAGGTGGGCCTGGGAGGGCCCTTGGAGGGAGCCTTCCACCTCTTCCGCGCCCGGCTGGACTTCGCCCCCTGGCCCCACCCCTCGGAGGCCAAGCCCCTCCTCGGCCACCTGCCCCGGGTGGAGCACGCCCTAAAGGCCAAGGGGTGGAGCCTGGAGGCCTACCGGGCCTGGGCCGAGGAGGAGGGGCTTTTGGAGGACGAGGAGGTTCACCCCGGAAAGGTCCTCACCTTCGCCGAGCTCGCCGCCCTCTCGGAAGGCGCCCCCTACCTCGGGGCCCTCCTGCTGGACGCCGACCGCATGGGGGAGGCCTTCGCCACGGGGTTTCGCCGGGAAGGAAGGGACCTCGCCACCCCGAGCCGCCTCGCCGCCCTTTCCCGCACCCTGGAGGTCTTCTTCACCACGGAGGTCCTCACCCTCCTGGAGGAGCCCCGGCGCTACCGGGAGCGGCTTGGGTGGGACGGCCTCGAGGCCCAGGGCAAGGAGGCCCGCTACCCCCTTCTTTACAGCGTCTACTCTGGGGGGGACGACCTCTTCCTCCTCGGGCCCTGGGACGCCCTTTTGGACTTCGCCCTGGACCTGGAGAGGCTCTACCGCCTCTTCACCCGCCACCCCCGCCTCACCCTCTCCGGGGGGTTCCTCCTCGCCCACCCCAGCCTCCCCGTGCCCGAGCTCGCCCGGCTCCTTGCCGAGGCGGAGGGGCGGGCCAAGGCGGAGGGGCGGGGGAGGCTTTTCCTCTTCGGCCGGGCGGTGCCTTGGGAGGTCCTGGGGGACCTTCGCGCCTGGGCCGAGGGCCTGAGGCGGGACCTGCGGGAGGAAAGGGTCTCCCGGGCCCAGGTCTACCGCTGGCTCCTCCTCTGGCGCCGCTTCTTCCCCCTGGAGGACCCCGGGGAGCGGATGCGCTACAAGCCCCTCTTGGCCTACGCCCTAAGGCGCGTGCGGGAGCGGGACCAAAAGGCTTGGGAAAGGTACCTTGGGCTTCTTGACCACCAGGGCCCGGCGTGGGTCTACCTTCCCGTCTGGGTCCAGTGGGCGCTTTACCGGGAAAGGAGGACGTGA
- the csm2 gene encoding type III-A CRISPR-associated protein Csm2, giving the protein MPALEFFKDKARGVLDPRVFERAREVAERLARGKLKSSQFRNYFAELRALENRFAQERRKEGEELAFARLVPQLELLKAKLFYNTRSQGPLKDAREFVEFMEEALEAGKRSPKDFEAMMKYVEAVLAYFYAVGK; this is encoded by the coding sequence ATGCCGGCGTTGGAGTTTTTCAAGGACAAGGCGCGGGGAGTTTTGGACCCCAGGGTCTTTGAGCGGGCGCGGGAGGTGGCGGAGAGGCTCGCCAGGGGCAAGCTCAAGTCCAGCCAGTTCCGCAACTACTTCGCTGAGCTCAGGGCCTTGGAGAACCGCTTCGCGCAGGAGAGGCGCAAGGAGGGGGAGGAGTTGGCCTTCGCCCGGCTCGTCCCCCAGCTTGAGCTTCTCAAGGCCAAGCTCTTCTACAACACCCGCTCCCAGGGCCCCTTGAAGGACGCGAGGGAGTTCGTGGAGTTCATGGAGGAGGCCCTGGAGGCGGGCAAGCGGAGCCCCAAGGACTTTGAGGCCATGATGAAGTACGTGGAGGCGGTGCTCGCCTATTTCTACGCCGTGGGGAAGTAG
- the csm3 gene encoding type III-A CRISPR-associated RAMP protein Csm3, whose product MKLKKVIRIRSVLLAKTGLRIGMSRDQMAIGDLDNPVVRNPLTDEPYIPGSSLKGKLRYLLEWSLGGDYILKAKDKHVYASPDPKDPVARIFGLAPENDEKSLAVARERGPTRLLVRDAYLTEDAKEALERTSARGGLYTEIKQEVFIPRLGGNANPRTTERVPAGARFKVEMTYRVLDDLDEEYFGKYLLRALELLELDGLGGHISRGYGQVYFLHPERLAEDQEGWPLRERLKVEEVVL is encoded by the coding sequence ATGAAGCTCAAGAAGGTGATCCGCATCCGCTCGGTGCTCCTGGCCAAGACGGGCCTCAGGATCGGGATGAGCCGGGACCAGATGGCCATCGGCGACCTGGACAACCCCGTGGTCCGCAACCCCCTCACGGACGAGCCCTACATCCCCGGCTCCAGCCTCAAGGGGAAGCTCCGCTACCTCCTGGAGTGGAGCCTGGGCGGGGACTACATCCTGAAGGCCAAGGACAAGCACGTCTACGCCTCCCCCGACCCCAAGGACCCCGTGGCCCGCATCTTCGGCCTCGCCCCGGAGAACGACGAGAAGTCTTTGGCGGTGGCCCGGGAGCGGGGCCCCACGAGGCTTCTCGTGCGGGACGCCTACCTCACGGAGGACGCCAAGGAGGCCCTAGAGCGCACCTCCGCCCGGGGCGGGCTCTACACGGAGATCAAGCAGGAGGTCTTCATCCCCCGCCTCGGGGGGAACGCCAACCCCCGCACCACGGAAAGGGTCCCCGCCGGGGCCCGCTTTAAGGTGGAGATGACCTACCGGGTGCTGGACGACCTGGACGAGGAGTACTTCGGGAAATACCTCCTCCGGGCCCTGGAGCTTCTGGAGCTGGACGGCCTCGGGGGGCATATCAGCCGGGGCTACGGCCAGGTCTACTTCCTCCACCCCGAAAGGCTTGCGGAAGACCAGGAGGGCTGGCCCCTTAGGGAAAGGCTCAAGGTGGAGGAAGTGGTCCTTTAG
- the csm4 gene encoding type III-A CRISPR-associated RAMP protein Csm4 — translation MRATLFRLYFQGPLKALPRAPTLLGHLLWWYRYTHGREALEELLERLQQEPPFRLSSVYPEGWLPRPKLPPVQVEETALRKALKSLSLVRLDTFQALAERGEEALLEAPEVLGGARPPEVRRLRRTRVGVDRAAGTACPGVLFTQEYLFPDPKTPHALYVLGEAPFDLGEALAFVGEMGYGGQAGVGLGRFRVEGPFPVDLPEAEAPNAYATLAPGPLEGALYYEVEPYWGRLGGAYVGAKPFKRPYLRTKEGSVYRRPTHRLLEVTPTEPPEAGARVWEALSVFPLGVRVWDS, via the coding sequence ATGCGGGCGACCCTTTTCCGCCTCTACTTCCAGGGCCCCCTCAAGGCCCTCCCCCGGGCCCCCACCCTCCTGGGCCACCTCCTCTGGTGGTACCGGTACACCCACGGGCGGGAGGCCTTGGAGGAGCTTTTAGAAAGGCTCCAACAAGAACCGCCTTTCCGCCTCTCCAGCGTCTACCCCGAGGGCTGGCTTCCCCGGCCCAAGCTTCCCCCCGTGCAGGTGGAGGAAACCGCCCTAAGGAAGGCCCTGAAGAGCCTCTCCCTGGTGCGCCTGGACACGTTCCAGGCCCTGGCCGAGAGGGGAGAGGAGGCCCTTTTGGAAGCCCCCGAGGTCCTGGGAGGGGCCAGGCCCCCGGAGGTGCGGAGGCTCCGCCGCACCCGGGTGGGGGTGGACCGGGCCGCGGGCACGGCCTGCCCCGGCGTCCTCTTCACCCAGGAGTACCTCTTCCCCGACCCCAAGACCCCCCACGCCCTCTACGTCCTGGGGGAGGCCCCCTTTGACCTCGGGGAGGCCCTGGCCTTCGTGGGGGAGATGGGGTACGGGGGGCAGGCGGGCGTGGGGCTTGGGCGCTTCCGGGTGGAGGGCCCCTTTCCCGTGGACCTGCCCGAGGCCGAGGCCCCAAACGCCTACGCCACCCTGGCCCCGGGACCCTTGGAAGGCGCCCTCTACTACGAGGTGGAGCCCTACTGGGGCAGGCTCGGAGGGGCCTACGTGGGGGCCAAGCCCTTCAAGAGGCCTTACCTTCGGACCAAGGAGGGGAGCGTCTACCGGAGGCCCACCCACCGCCTCCTGGAGGTGACCCCCACGGAGCCCCCGGAGGCGGGGGCGCGGGTGTGGGAGGCCCTTTCGGTCTTTCCCCTGGGGGTGAGGGTATGGGATTCCTGA
- the csm5 gene encoding type III-A CRISPR-associated RAMP protein Csm5, which yields MGFLRSFRLELEALSPVHVGTGEAYPAYAYVPDFGRKEVHLLDPGTLLLALPEARRRQYLEKVAQGPKAAQEVLRHLLEEGQLPREAILHTLPASKAFLETLRSATEEALLEYRPLPRSPLGAYLPGSSVKGALRTAWLFHVLVERDQVAEWDRRAGVWRLRPGDGEARIYPSRDPGLYENQAFEGAVLGYAREGKGGRGMVLDLYRDPFRAVRLADSGPTPTFLNRLGVFHPGKDTSGMALLAETFRMGTRFALALRYHEGLGVSMPVPPEALVRALRDYYGKVAEWEEGFAEEHGLKRALEVYRALRERLRDPEAFPLRVGFGSGRLALRLALLLPEDHPEAQEPKTRKTAGAQNPVDGYPLGWMVGKLEPL from the coding sequence ATGGGATTCCTGAGGAGCTTTCGCCTGGAGCTGGAGGCCCTAAGCCCCGTGCACGTGGGCACGGGGGAGGCCTACCCCGCCTACGCTTATGTGCCGGACTTTGGCCGGAAGGAGGTCCACCTCCTGGACCCCGGCACCCTTCTCCTCGCCCTCCCCGAGGCCAGGCGCCGCCAGTACCTGGAGAAGGTGGCCCAGGGCCCCAAGGCGGCCCAGGAGGTCCTGCGCCACCTCCTGGAGGAGGGCCAGCTTCCCCGGGAGGCCATTCTCCACACCCTCCCCGCCAGCAAGGCCTTTCTGGAAACCCTTCGCTCCGCCACGGAGGAGGCCCTCCTGGAGTACCGTCCCCTGCCCCGCTCCCCCTTAGGGGCCTACCTCCCCGGCTCCAGCGTCAAGGGGGCCCTGCGCACCGCCTGGCTCTTCCACGTCCTGGTGGAGCGGGACCAGGTGGCGGAGTGGGACCGGAGGGCGGGGGTCTGGCGGCTCAGGCCAGGGGACGGGGAGGCCCGCATCTACCCCTCCCGGGACCCCGGCCTCTACGAGAACCAGGCCTTTGAGGGGGCGGTGCTGGGCTACGCCCGGGAGGGGAAAGGGGGGCGGGGGATGGTCCTGGACCTCTACCGCGACCCCTTCCGGGCGGTGCGCCTTGCGGACTCCGGCCCCACCCCCACCTTCCTGAACCGCCTCGGGGTCTTCCACCCGGGGAAGGACACCTCCGGGATGGCCCTCCTGGCGGAGACCTTCCGCATGGGCACCCGCTTCGCCCTCGCCCTTCGCTACCACGAGGGCCTGGGGGTGTCCATGCCCGTCCCCCCGGAGGCCCTGGTCCGGGCCCTCAGGGACTACTACGGCAAGGTGGCGGAGTGGGAGGAGGGCTTCGCCGAGGAGCACGGGCTTAAGCGGGCCCTGGAGGTCTACCGGGCCCTAAGGGAGCGGCTTCGGGACCCCGAGGCCTTCCCCCTCCGGGTGGGCTTCGGCTCGGGAAGGCTTGCCCTGCGCCTCGCCCTCCTCCTCCCCGAGGACCACCCCGAGGCCCAGGAGCCCAAGACCCGGAAGACCGCGGGGGCCCAGAACCCCGTGGACGGCTACCCCCTGGGCTGGATGGTGGGCAAGCTGGAGCCCCTTTAG